In Primulina eburnea isolate SZY01 chromosome 3, ASM2296580v1, whole genome shotgun sequence, one DNA window encodes the following:
- the LOC140827468 gene encoding uncharacterized protein, whose product MVTSKFESLRMEDKESILEHDCRLRQLSNESHGLGDPIPNERLVNKVLRSLPERFNVKVFAIEESKDTSTINLDELMSSLRTFEMNLDLQRKDKGKTIAFKASTESYDEILQISKEVDKSDLGEESISLFTKKFGDYLKTMREKKKIGQKSELPNNSTFAKPQKFTPMKGQFRPKTEVKIQSNVRNLDSVQCRECSGYGHYANECANRLKKNKGMTVTLSDEESDDDQGSSESENHTSLSSVIKEKRSMQVNPLGVATGVAIPGRNTSSKSVCLKSTTLAEASESEIQEIDDDEVTLESVQTMYEELYEDWIKRTKVNASLSKENVELKSQISRLEVILSKKDLELCKIKEELGEATQILAKMNSSSSKLDSLLMTGQNDKAGLGYPNSLFEIGESSNTKGKQTVFVKGSVEASNATQTEKSTPSKGRMSIKKSKSRKRHFICHYCYRPGHIKPYCFKLRDDYKRWESERVLPQVLYNTRRNTANRKPMVKKVWVPKAQIQCSVIYTSLKTNIAGIWYFDSGCSRHMTGSKDHLIDFVELRSGHVTYGGGAKGRITGKGTLNVDGLPNLHNVLYVEGLNSNLISTRSADNCYQLGEDVVSNHSKVSELNMWHQKLGHANFKTLKNLGKYDAVRDLAGKTIEDDVDGLLNTSETLPNTDVGPGVVTPETTPAPADEQGENSEKEDDVTNEGIDIPSKIQKNHPSSQILGETFGGMQTRRNEKVDYRKMMGLVCMTSVYSQVSHSCFVSLVEPKNISEALKDEFWVDAMHEELEQFVRNDVWDLVPRPDNVNVIGTKWIFKNKTDESGIVVRNKARLVAQGYTQIEGIDFDETFAPVARIESVRLLLAIACHMDIKLYQMDVKSAFLNDILKEEAYVSQPKGFEDPHHPNHVYKLKKALYGLKQAPRAWYGKLTEFLLDLGFKRGEVDKTLFIQKSKHDILVCQIYVDDIIFGASSQKDVDEFVKCMSTTFEMSMYAKNLVKKFSAENTKHMKTPMGSSEKMSKEDVAADVDNTQYRSIIGSLLYLSASRPDIMFSVCLCARYQADPKVTHLKAVKRILRYISGTVDLGLWYTKETNTNLVGFSDADWAGNLDDRKSTTGGCFYLGNNLVSWYSRKQNCVSLSTAESEYVAAASCCSQLLWMNQMINDYGFSSDTLIMAGFDRHDIRNEMAASLGEKSPYSTPSAETNVEGMAMVSVPEEPVPLETIAPGEPGNAIDIENPPDFEAVNRAFPPVPMRRTSKRQAGFDPDFVPTKKPRASTVPFILDPDFSSGDDSNDEDFELVARPKPTVTAKESGSSSGAHKQHPVTDTQDVAEERVPGEPEEDEQSLPNFWHNSKKIRRPRNKWLRRKNLIQK is encoded by the exons ATGGTGACATCAAAGTTCGAAAGTTTGAGAATGGAGGACAAGGAGTCTATCCTTGAGCATGACTGCCGGCTGAGACAACTCTCAAATGAATCACATGGCCTAGGAGATCCCATACCAAATGAAAGATTGGTGAACAAGGTCCTAAGATCTCTTCCTGAGAGATTCAATGTCAAAGTCTTTGCTATTGAAGAATCTAAAGACACGTCAACAATCAACTTAGATGAACTAATGAGTTCTCTCAGAACCTTTGAGATGAATCTCGATCTTCAAAGGAAGGATAAAGGGAAGACAATAGCCTTTAAAGCCTCAACTGAATCTTATGATGAAATCCTTCAAATATCTAAAGAGGTGGATAAGTCTGATTTAGGTGAAGAATCGATCTCTCTTTTTACTAAGAAATTTGGTGATTATTTGAAGACTAtgagagaaaagaagaaaattgGACAAAAGTCTGAGCTGCCCAATAACTCCACATTTGCAAAACCTCAAAAGTTTACTCCTATGAAAGGACAGTTTCGACCAAAGACCGAAGTGAAAATCCAATCTAATGTCAGAAACCTGGACTCGGTGCAATGTAGAGAGTGTTCGGGATATGGACACTATGCCAATGAGTGTGCCAATCGACTTAAGAAAAACAAAGGCATGACTGTCACCCTGAGTGATGAAGAGTCTGATGATGATCAAGGATCGAGTGAATCTGAAAATCACACATCGTTATCTTCTGTGATCAAGGAAAAGCGCTCAATGCAAGTCAATCCTTTGGGTGTTGCCACAGGTGTTGCAATACCTGGCCGCAACACCTCTTCGAAGTCAGTATGTCTTAAATCTACAACCCTTGCGGAGGCAAGTGAGTCTGAAATTCAAGAAATAGATGATGATGAAGTCACTCTAGAAAGTGTGCAGACGATGTACGAAGAATTATATGAAGACTGGATCAAAAGAACCAAAGTAAATGCAAGTCTCTCCAAAGAAAATGTTGAGCTAAAGTCACAAATTTCACGACTTGAAGTAATCTTAAGCAAGAAAGATTTGGAATTATGCAAAATCAAAGAGGAACTTGGAGAAGCAACTCAGATTCTTGCCAAGATGAATTCAAGCTCATCCAAACTTGATTCACTTTTGATGACTGGACAGAATGACAAAGCTGGACTTGGTTATCCGAATAGTCTGTTTGAAATTGGAGAATCTTCCAATACTAAGGGAAAACAAACTGTTTTTGTCAAAGGAAGTGTTGAAGCTTCGAATGCTACACAAACTGAAAAGAGTACTCCATCAAAAGGGCGAATGTCTATCAAGAAGTCTAAATCCAGAAAGCGCCACTTCATCTGTCACTACTGTTACAGACCTGGTCATATCAAACCCTACTGCTTTAAACTGAGAGATGATTACAAGAGATGGGAATCAGAACGGGTGTTGCCACAGGTGTTGTACAACACCCGGCGCAACACTGCCAACAGAAAACCGATGGTAAAAAAGGTTTGGGTACCAAAGGCACAGATTCAATGTTCTGTTATTTATACTTCATTAAAGACTAACATTGCAGGAATATGGTACTTTGACAGTGGCTGCTCgcgccacatgacaggttctAAAGACCATTTGATTGACTTTGTTGAACTAAGGAGTGGTCATGTGACGTACGGTGGTGGTGCTAAAGGAAGAATTACTGGCAAAGGAACCTTGAATGTTGATGGACTGCCTAATCTACACAATGTGCTCTATGTCGAAGGgcttaactcaaacttaataa GTACTAGGTCTGCTGATAATTGCTATCAACTTGGAGAAGACGTAGTAAGCAATCATTCAAAGGTGAGCGAATTAAACATGTGGCATCAAAAATTGGGACATGCAAACTTCAAGACATTAAAGAATCTTGGTAAGTACgatgctgtgagag ATCTAGCAGGAAAAACAATCGAGGATGATGTTGATGGGCTCCTGAATACAAGTGAGACACTGCCTAACACAGATGTTGGACCCGGTGTTGTAACACCTGAGACAACACCTGCACCGGCAGATGAACAAGGAGAGAATTCTGAAAAGGAGGATGATGTAACCAATGAAGGGATTGATATTCCCAGTAAGATCCAGAAAAATCATCCTTCATCTCAGATCCTCGGTGAAACATTTGGAGGAATGCAAACTAGAAGAAATGAGAAGGTAGACTATCGGAAAATGATGGGACTAGTATGCATGACTTCCGTGTACTCTCAAGTAAGCCACTCTTGTTTTGTTTCACTCGTTGAACCCAAAAATATAAGTGAAGccttaaaagatgaattttgggtTGATGCCATGCATGAGgaacttgaacaatttgttaGGAATGATGTGTGGGATTTGGTTCCCAGACCCGATAATGTGAATGTTATTGGAACCAAATGGATCTTTAaaaacaaaactgatgaatctggaATTGTTGTGAGAAACAAAGCTAGGCTAGTGGCTCAAGGGTATACACAAATTGAAggaattgattttgatgaaacgttTGCCCCTGTTGCCCGGATTGAATCGGTTAGACTTTTACTTGCTATTGCATGTCACATGGacataaaattatatcaaatggatgtgaaaagtgcattcttGAATGACATCTTGAAAGAAGAAGCTTATGTAAGCCAACCTAAAGGATTTGAAGATCCACACCATCCGAACCATGTCTACAAGTTGAAGAAGGCACTGTACGGGCTTAAACAAGCTCCTCGAGCATGGTATGGTAAGCTTACGGAATTTCTGCTTGACTTAGGCTTCAAAAGAGGTGAGGTTGATAAAACCCTGTTTATTCAAAAATCGAAGCATGATATTCTGGTGTGTcaaatttatgtggatgacatcatTTTTGGTGCTTCTTCTCAAAAGGATGTTGATGAATTTGTTAAATGCATGTCTAccacatttgaaatgagcatg tatgcCAAAAATTTGGTGAAGAAATTTTCTGCTGAGAACACTAAACACATGAAAACTCCAATGGGATCGTCTGAAAAAATGTCAAAAGAAGATGTTGCCGCAGATGTTGACAACACCCAGTATCGCAGCATCATAGGCAGTCTTCTTTACTTAAGTGCGAGTCGTCCCGAcatcatgtttagtgtatgtttgtgtgCTAGGTACCAGGCTGATCCTAAAGTCACTCACCTAAAGGCTGTCAAAAGAATTTTGCGATATATATCTGGAACAGTTGACTTAGGTTTATGGTACACCAAAGAAACAAACACCAATTTAGTGGGATTTAGTGATGCTGACTGGGCTGGAAACTTAGATGATAGGAAAAGTACCACAGGTGGATGTTTTTATCTTGGTAACAATTTGGTGTCATGGTATAGCAGAAAGCAAAATTGTGTGTCCTTGTCCACTGCTGAATCAGAATATGTTGCGGCTGCTAGTTGTTGTTCACAActtttgtggatgaatcaaatgattaacGATTATGGATTCAGCAGTGACACCTTAATT ATGGCTGGCTTCGATCGTCACGACATCAGAAATGAAATGGCTGCGAGTTTGGGGGAAAAATCACCTTACTCAACACCCTCAGCCGAAACCAATGTGGAAGGGATGGCAATGGTCAGTGTACCAGAAGAACCAGTGCCGCTGGAAACTATTGCTCCTGGTGAACCCGGGAATGCAATCGACATTGAAAATCCACCAGATTTTGAGGCGGTGAATAGAGCTTTCCCCCCTGTTCCTATGCGTCGCACGTCAAAGAGACAAGCAGGGTTCGATCCTGACTTTGTTCCTACGAAGAAACCAAGGGCATCCACCGTCCCATTTATTCTGGACCCTGATTTCTCTTCTGGAGACGACTCCAATGATGAGGATTTTGAGTTGGTGGCTCGCCCCAAACCAACTGTTACTGCAAAGGAGAGTGGCTCTTCTTCTGGTGCCCACAAGCAACACCCAGTCACGGACACTCAAGATGTTGCTGAAGAAAGAGTTCCTGGTGAGCCTGAAGAAGATGAGCAATCCCTGCCGAATTTCTGGCACAACTCAAAGAAGATAAGGCGGCCAAGAAACAAATGGCTCAGGAGGAAGAACCTGATTCAGAAATGA